The Setaria italica strain Yugu1 chromosome VIII, Setaria_italica_v2.0, whole genome shotgun sequence genome includes the window AGTACTAACTAATTCTGAGCTATCTGGCATCATGTGCATGCCACTGATAACATATCCCTTTCCAAAATACTAGCTACTACATTTTCTTACATCTTGAACAAATTGAGCAAGACGATACTGAGCATACCTGTAAACTGTGATAAAAAATGACTCCCACAGCTGCTGAGACAAGTTATTAATTTAACTCTTGATAATGAAATTAAACGATAGCTAATTTTATAGGGAAGAGATCTGTAAGGATGTAAGGCCAAgttacatactccctccatcttaTAATACAAGGCATGCAAGtgttcaaaatttatcctcaaATACTAGGCATTGTAGGCACATTTGGATGATTGCTAtttaattttttctataattaACAAGATAAGGATGGCCGATTGTTGGATTATTATTGAAAATAAGTTCCTTATTATCTGCAACGACCATTAACTTAGGGGTACATGCGTCTTTTGCTACTCCTACTAATATGTTCTAAAATCTCTAGGATGCCTTGTATttcaggacggagggagtacctgaCAGTAGCCTCGAGCATGTGATATCCAATTCGAAATAACAGTTATAGGAAACTATGTTGTGTAATTAGTATGTTGACCATTTATccagtgtatatctagatacacGACAGCATTCGATCCACAACGATTCACTTCTTGTTTCCAAGCATAGAAGTAATAAAAATGTGTATTTGGACTAAATGATATTTTAGCCCAAAGATAACTTAGTACAATATTAGATAAAACTAGTGATCGTACAAGACTCATCTGATGACATACATGTTTGCAGCAATTAAAATTGTTCATATATCATATTATATATGACTGCGAATCCTACAAATCAACGCCAGTCCCAATTATCAAAATCCAACTGCACCGACTCAATTGTGTCAAGTTGCCAATCCATGTTTATATTTCTGGGAATAATGTCTCCATAAGTGTCATGAACTACATTACCATCTAAGAATGTTTGGTGGTCATCAGGATGCGAACAGGTTACTGAGACAATGCTGCACTGATTGTTGTTGTAATGCACAAGATCATGGTTTCTGTGGGTGTTTGTTTCACCATTGTCCTTTGGGATTGAAATACCACTATCGTTGCCATTGAAGTTACAGGTATGCCGGCCGTAGTAGATGGCTTTGTACATGATGGAATGATCGCTGGCAGTATTTGTGACGGGATCATACTGCTGCACTGTCTTTGTTGCTTTGCAGCCTTGTTCTTTCCCGTAAGTGCATCTGTAGTAGCTCCTGTACCATGTAATTATAATTAACTAATACAACATACTGCATCATTTAATTCCATATATTATTGAGGAACCGCATTTATCATTAATGTGTGTACCTTGGGTATTTTGCACCATTGATCTGCTTCTGCCCATATTTCCTCCATTGGTGGCCATCATAGTGCGGAACGGGTGTGTCAAATGACATAGATTCAGCAACTCTTCTGCTTAATTGCAAATCAGTTTGTGTAAAAGGAATCAATAATAAAGTTTAATCACATGTAAGTGGAAGCAACCTTCTCTTGTTCTGATGATGGTGTTGTGGCCTTGCGCTGTCCTCGATG containing:
- the LOC101763219 gene encoding probable WRKY transcription factor 62, producing the protein MKHNDSNRYLPKSSVCDDLPHACNHRLVLKEISKEQSLVMQLRAIVLPALEMNQNSELVSQMFQSILDCSSMVIAELLHCQSDAPAVDMLVDDKETVQRISNDVIEDSARPQHHHQNKRRRVAESMSFDTPVPHYDGHQWRKYGQKQINGAKYPRSYYRCTYGKEQGCKATKTVQQYDPVTNTASDHSIMYKAIYYGRHTCNFNGNDSGISIPKDNGETNTHRNHDLVHYNNNQCSIVSVTCSHPDDHQTFLDGNVVHDTYGDIIPRNINMDWQLDTIESVQLDFDNWDWR